From the genome of bacterium, one region includes:
- a CDS encoding PilZ domain-containing protein produces the protein MFWRKDTQKNRREYIRLEKAFRVKYGIIKLDKEIPVQYDLLDSVELKYSGHTKDICEGGLCMENEDLKELLKTSIKEETELKLIISIHGEKKEDINTVGKVAWIDFKRDVCGIEFISILYEDRLKIRNYVRDEYFENYKR, from the coding sequence ATGTTTTGGAGAAAAGATACACAAAAAAATAGAAGAGAGTATATCAGACTTGAGAAAGCCTTTAGGGTAAAATATGGGATTATTAAGCTTGATAAAGAAATTCCTGTTCAATATGACCTGTTAGATTCTGTTGAATTAAAATACAGTGGGCATACAAAAGACATCTGTGAAGGAGGACTATGCATGGAAAACGAGGATTTGAAAGAACTTTTAAAGACAAGCATAAAAGAAGAAACGGAATTAAAACTAATAATTTCAATTCATGGCGAAAAGAAGGAAGACATTAACACTGTTGGCAAAGTTGCCTGGATAGACTTCAAAAGAGATGTATGCGGGATAGAATTTATATCTATTTTGTATGAAGACCGTCTGAAAATCCGCAACTATGTTAGAGATGAATACTTTGAAAACTATAAAAGATGA
- a CDS encoding glycosyltransferase: protein MKKPVRILRIVPSLEMGGVERTLTSILPRLDKCQYKVYLCCLFKRDKLADIMESLGIPIIKFRMRARLDFDGKYIAGILRLARLMKKMQIDIVHTHLYRANLAGRIAAKLAGIPVIITNEHNIDSWKKFPQRLSDRVLAGITNKIIAVSDAVKDFYVKKIGISEDKIITIYNGVDISKFQTYVNINKKREEFGIKPDEKIITIIGRLQQQKGHVYFLKAAQIIRKKKPNVKFLVVGDGPLESQLKTASDDLGISKNVIFTGLREDIPQILAMSDISVLTSLREGFSITVLESMAAGKPVVVTDVGGNSEVVKHGETGFIIPPQSPEDLALYSLNLINNQELAKKMGEEAEKRVLNFSIDRMVEKTENLYTLLLRRVKLDKIG from the coding sequence ATGAAAAAGCCAGTTAGAATTCTCCGCATAGTCCCTTCTCTTGAAATGGGTGGTGTTGAAAGAACACTGACATCCATACTTCCAAGATTAGATAAGTGTCAATATAAGGTTTATCTGTGCTGTCTTTTTAAACGGGATAAACTGGCAGATATTATGGAATCTTTAGGTATTCCTATTATCAAGTTTAGAATGAGAGCACGACTGGACTTTGACGGGAAATACATAGCAGGTATATTGAGACTGGCACGCCTTATGAAAAAGATGCAAATAGACATTGTTCATACTCATCTGTATAGAGCGAACCTTGCAGGAAGAATTGCTGCTAAATTAGCAGGAATACCAGTAATAATAACTAATGAACACAATATTGATTCATGGAAGAAATTTCCCCAGAGATTGAGTGACAGAGTATTAGCAGGAATTACAAATAAAATTATTGCTGTGTCTGATGCAGTCAAAGATTTTTATGTTAAAAAAATAGGGATATCTGAAGATAAAATTATTACAATTTATAATGGAGTTGATATTTCAAAATTTCAAACTTATGTGAATATAAACAAAAAAAGGGAAGAATTTGGGATAAAACCAGATGAAAAAATTATAACTATAATAGGACGCTTGCAGCAGCAGAAAGGACACGTTTACTTTTTAAAGGCAGCTCAAATAATAAGAAAGAAAAAACCAAACGTAAAATTTTTAGTTGTAGGTGACGGCCCATTAGAAAGCCAGTTAAAAACTGCCTCAGACGATTTAGGGATTAGCAAAAATGTAATATTTACAGGTTTGAGAGAGGACATTCCACAAATTCTTGCAATGTCTGATATATCTGTTCTGACTTCTTTAAGAGAGGGATTCTCAATAACAGTTCTAGAATCAATGGCTGCTGGAAAACCTGTTGTTGTAACAGACGTTGGAGGTAATAGTGAAGTTGTAAAACATGGAGAAACAGGCTTTATCATCCCGCCTCAATCTCCTGAGGACCTGGCTTTATATAGTCTCAATCTAATTAATAATCAAGAACTGGCAAAAAAGATGGGAGAAGAGGCAGAGAAAAGAGTGCTAAACTTTAGTATTGACAGAATGGTTGAAAAAACGGAGAATTTGTACACTCTTTTACTTAGGAGAGTTAAGTTAGATAAAATAGGATAA
- a CDS encoding fructose PTS transporter subunit IIA yields the protein MSLSDYMRKELVLLDLSSDKKEDAIKELISPIIKKGFANSENTLHKAILEREAHGSTAVGNGVAIPHAETSSIKEKIIVFGRSKKGINFDAIDNKPVNLFFMIISPNREICPHLKTLARISRLLGEKAFRDDLMSATSSEDIIKLIAMEEKPPEKESDMNQERRKYSRYAVDEAVELRLQKDSEKHLVVYYGYTKDISLGGICITLPKHEDTNDSEIKEDIKLQVRIPVLDVKKYLEINGQTVWRLQKKEDYNIGIQFISNDKETETALSRFIDEIKTSS from the coding sequence GTGAGTCTTTCTGATTACATGCGAAAAGAGTTAGTTCTTCTTGATCTTTCATCTGATAAAAAAGAAGATGCAATTAAAGAGTTAATATCTCCGATAATAAAAAAAGGGTTTGCCAATTCAGAAAATACACTGCATAAAGCTATTTTAGAGAGAGAAGCACATGGCAGCACTGCGGTAGGGAATGGAGTTGCTATCCCGCATGCAGAAACATCTTCTATTAAAGAAAAAATTATCGTTTTTGGAAGATCAAAAAAAGGCATAAACTTTGATGCAATTGATAATAAGCCTGTAAATCTTTTCTTTATGATTATTTCTCCAAATAGAGAAATTTGTCCGCACTTGAAAACTCTAGCCAGAATATCCCGCCTTCTTGGAGAAAAAGCTTTCAGGGATGACTTGATGAGTGCTACATCTTCAGAAGACATAATAAAACTAATTGCTATGGAGGAAAAACCTCCTGAGAAAGAAAGTGATATGAATCAAGAGCGAAGGAAATATTCGCGATATGCCGTTGATGAAGCTGTTGAGTTAAGATTGCAAAAAGATTCGGAAAAACATCTGGTTGTATACTATGGCTATACAAAAGATATAAGCCTTGGTGGGATCTGTATAACGCTACCAAAGCATGAGGATACAAATGACTCCGAAATAAAAGAAGATATAAAACTTCAAGTAAGAATTCCTGTGTTGGATGTCAAAAAATATTTAGAAATAAATGGACAGACAGTCTGGCGCTTACAGAAAAAAGAAGATTACAATATTGGGATACAATTTATCTCAAACGATAAGGAAACAGAAACCGCTCTTTCTCGATTTATTGATGAAATAAAAACTTCTTCTTAA
- a CDS encoding PAS domain S-box protein has translation MTNIFELKSAKEALRESEERYRLLFKTSRDAIMTLAPPSWNFTSGNTATLGLFGVKDEETFISAPPWKYSPEFQPDGQTSANKAKKMIGIAMKKGSNFFEWTHKKRNGKDFFCSVLLTRMTIGEKTFLQATVRDITGRKRIEKELKKYRDHLEDIVDSRTAELEKEITERKLTEEELRNSKNKYKTLLENLPQKVFLLDSNLVFISCNESFVRDKKIRREEIAGKTDYDFFPKELAEKYRADDERIIKSGKTEEIEDKRVINGKECIEYTVKCPARDERDNIVGLLGISWDITERKGTEKTLKETAAKLQRQKSALEQKNIALSEIIAQIEVEKRKIKNDIAANVNELLFPILEKLKLEKTAGKYVDLLKNHLGELVSSFGRKIRGKRLNLTPREIEICNMIKGRLTSKEISGLLNISYQTVEKHRKNIRHKMGIRKKDINLVSFLQTI, from the coding sequence ATGACGAATATATTCGAATTAAAAAGTGCGAAAGAAGCTCTGCGGGAAAGCGAGGAAAGATATCGGCTCTTATTTAAAACTTCACGTGACGCAATAATGACACTTGCTCCGCCATCTTGGAATTTTACTTCAGGGAATACTGCCACGCTTGGACTGTTTGGCGTGAAAGATGAAGAAACGTTTATTTCTGCGCCTCCGTGGAAGTACTCTCCAGAGTTTCAGCCGGACGGACAAACCTCCGCAAATAAAGCAAAAAAAATGATTGGCATAGCAATGAAAAAAGGGTCAAACTTTTTTGAGTGGACGCACAAAAAGCGGAATGGCAAGGACTTCTTTTGCTCCGTTTTGCTGACAAGAATGACTATCGGAGAAAAAACTTTCCTGCAGGCGACAGTCAGAGATATTACAGGACGCAAGAGGATAGAGAAGGAATTAAAAAAGTACCGCGATCATCTGGAAGACATAGTCGATAGTCGTACAGCAGAACTTGAAAAGGAAATCACTGAACGCAAACTCACAGAGGAGGAGCTGCGTAATAGTAAAAACAAGTACAAAACACTTCTTGAGAATCTTCCTCAGAAGGTATTTTTATTGGACAGCAATTTGGTTTTTATCTCTTGTAACGAAAGCTTTGTACGAGACAAAAAAATCAGGCGTGAAGAAATCGCAGGAAAAACAGATTATGATTTCTTTCCAAAGGAACTAGCTGAGAAATATAGAGCAGATGATGAAAGGATTATCAAATCCGGAAAAACAGAAGAAATAGAAGATAAACGTGTCATAAATGGAAAAGAATGCATTGAATACACAGTCAAGTGTCCTGCTAGGGATGAACGGGACAACATCGTTGGGCTATTGGGTATTTCTTGGGACATCACCGAGCGTAAGGGGACAGAGAAGACGTTGAAAGAGACGGCAGCAAAATTGCAGAGACAAAAATCGGCTTTAGAACAAAAAAACATTGCGCTCAGCGAAATCATAGCGCAGATTGAAGTGGAAAAAAGAAAAATAAAAAATGATATAGCGGCTAATGTAAATGAATTATTGTTTCCGATTTTAGAAAAACTTAAATTAGAGAAGACCGCCGGTAAATATGTTGATTTATTAAAAAACCATTTAGGGGAATTGGTGTCTTCGTTTGGCCGTAAAATAAGAGGGAAAAGACTTAATCTGACTCCAAGGGAAATTGAAATCTGCAATATGATAAAAGGCAGGCTCACAAGCAAAGAGATTTCCGGGCTTTTAAATATTTCTTACCAGACAGTTGAAAAACACCGCAAAAATATCAGACATAAAATGGGAATACGTAAAAAAGATATTAACTTAGTTTCTTTCCTCCAAACCATTTAA
- a CDS encoding glycosyltransferase family 4 protein, translating into MLKVLSKLRTVLHIDAGEVWSGIEQRIFSISRSLNSKQFKIILAVSPSSPLCKKAGSYNIPLLSLKIGRWKFNPVVIWKLSRFLKTHKVDILHTHRSSDHWIGVLAVRLFGLSGQCKIIRTRHNFTRIKNNWINNKLYKEWTDRIIAVAEVIKRQLIDENNISENKIITIHSSIDTKKFKGEFDSGKIRNEFGILPDTVVLGMVGRLREHKDYPNMFEALKIIIEKFRNIKLLIVGDGILESQLKSMVQKMKLSNYVIFAGKRESIPQILSGIDIFVLSSSVEGSPAVIKEALIMEKPVVSTNAGGIPEIVQDGITGVLVPPHNPEALANAIFEAINNMEKALEMARKGKQVIINEFSETRLAQLTAEVYR; encoded by the coding sequence ATGCTGAAAGTTTTGTCTAAATTACGAACTGTCTTACACATAGACGCAGGTGAGGTTTGGAGCGGGATAGAGCAGAGAATATTCTCAATCAGCAGATCGCTTAACAGTAAGCAGTTTAAAATAATTTTAGCTGTATCTCCGTCAAGTCCATTATGTAAAAAAGCAGGTTCGTATAATATCCCGTTATTGTCTCTTAAAATAGGCAGATGGAAATTTAACCCGGTAGTTATATGGAAACTGTCACGGTTTTTAAAAACTCATAAAGTTGATATCTTGCACACACACCGTTCATCAGACCACTGGATTGGTGTCTTGGCTGTTAGATTATTTGGCTTGTCCGGTCAATGCAAAATTATCCGCACACGCCATAATTTCACAAGAATAAAAAACAACTGGATAAACAATAAACTTTATAAAGAATGGACAGATAGAATAATAGCAGTGGCTGAAGTAATAAAAAGACAGCTAATTGATGAAAATAACATTTCCGAGAATAAAATCATCACTATTCATAGTTCTATAGACACAAAAAAGTTTAAGGGCGAGTTTGATAGTGGGAAAATACGTAACGAGTTTGGAATCTTACCTGATACTGTTGTTTTAGGAATGGTAGGAAGATTAAGAGAGCATAAAGATTATCCTAATATGTTTGAGGCACTAAAGATTATTATTGAAAAATTCAGGAATATTAAATTGCTGATTGTTGGAGATGGAATTCTTGAATCGCAACTTAAAAGCATGGTTCAAAAAATGAAATTAAGTAATTACGTTATATTCGCAGGTAAAAGAGAGAGTATACCCCAAATTCTCTCAGGGATTGATATATTTGTACTCTCGTCTTCTGTTGAAGGATCCCCTGCTGTAATCAAGGAAGCACTTATTATGGAAAAACCTGTTGTTTCAACTAACGCAGGCGGTATTCCTGAAATTGTTCAGGACGGAATTACCGGTGTATTAGTTCCTCCTCATAATCCTGAAGCTTTAGCCAATGCTATTTTTGAAGCAATAAACAATATGGAGAAAGCCTTAGAAATGGCAAGAAAAGGAAAACAAGTTATCATTAATGAATTCTCAGAAACGAGACTTGCACAGCTAACAGCGGAGGTGTATCGATGA
- a CDS encoding PDDEXK nuclease domain-containing protein: MTKNKEYIKFLNDLKSKIKQTQYQTYRAVNKELISLYWDIGKSIVDKQKKLGWGQKIIQQLAEDLQKEFPKNSGFSYANLDRMRKFYLTYKNNPKLAQLVREIHWGQNIVILEKLNDNYQREYYLRMGIRSSWSRSILVHQIESKSFERFLIDKKAHNFDSTLPIKILKKAEPIIKDTYMLDFLEISDDIKEKELEKKLLENIKSFLLELGIGFAFIGSQYKIMLNESEYFIDLLFYHRYLKCLVAIDLKIGKFIPEYAGKMNFYLNLLDDKVKLQDENPSIGLILCKKKDNIVVEYSLRNIKKPVGVAKYYLTRKLPAKLLKQLPSPSVIENKLKELEGEK, from the coding sequence ATGACTAAAAACAAAGAATATATTAAGTTTCTTAATGATTTAAAAAGCAAGATAAAGCAAACTCAGTATCAGACATATAGAGCAGTCAATAAGGAACTTATCAGTCTTTATTGGGACATAGGCAAATCTATTGTTGACAAACAAAAAAAATTAGGCTGGGGGCAAAAAATAATTCAGCAACTTGCGGAAGATTTGCAAAAGGAGTTCCCCAAAAATAGCGGTTTTTCTTATGCAAATTTAGATCGAATGAGGAAGTTTTACCTTACCTACAAGAATAATCCAAAACTCGCACAACTTGTGCGAGAAATTCACTGGGGACAGAATATTGTCATTCTAGAAAAACTTAATGACAATTATCAGAGAGAATATTATTTGCGAATGGGTATTAGAAGTTCGTGGAGTCGAAGCATTCTAGTTCATCAAATAGAATCAAAATCCTTTGAACGATTTTTGATAGATAAAAAAGCTCATAATTTTGATAGCACGCTACCAATTAAGATATTGAAGAAAGCTGAGCCTATCATAAAAGATACCTACATGCTTGATTTTCTTGAAATATCTGATGATATTAAAGAAAAAGAATTAGAGAAAAAACTTTTAGAAAATATTAAAAGTTTTTTATTGGAACTTGGAATTGGGTTTGCTTTTATCGGAAGCCAATACAAAATTATGCTTAACGAAAGTGAATATTTCATTGACTTACTATTTTATCATCGCTATTTAAAATGTCTGGTTGCTATTGATTTAAAAATAGGCAAATTTATTCCAGAATATGCTGGAAAGATGAATTTTTATCTTAATCTTCTGGATGATAAAGTTAAATTGCAAGATGAAAATCCGTCTATAGGACTTATTCTCTGCAAAAAGAAAGACAATATTGTTGTTGAGTACTCATTAAGGAACATAAAAAAGCCTGTAGGTGTAGCAAAGTATTATTTAACAAGAAAGTTACCTGCTAAATTATTAAAGCAATTACCATCTCCATCTGTTATAGAAAACAAATTGAAAGAATTAGAAGGGGAAAAATAA
- a CDS encoding PIN domain-containing protein translates to MAMVKKEFSDTHVVILDTNILRAKNECELTSPYFDTFWNKYIVDFQFELKLPEVVVGEILYQQFSHGVSALKTISGHFAKINELTKKNYSYRLTKERIKSSLKNNFKIWLEKKGGEILPTPLDNIDWKDIVNRAIWRLPPFDNDPKKAEKGFRDSMILETIRSYLETAIKNYPIVFICKDKLLRDTAEREFRDITKITVYEDYEDFESYLKLIRKHLEDKFIKSIMKKATHKFFTQKREDCLYHKENIRRKIVEKYDEYFTKVRLSEKPSESPLTLALLSSSPEKWNKVSQGTFWISNAQFIDSDTNKSYRWSSNIAYVEQYIKQSLTELGFAQYKILVLRFEVEWRARVSNTARFSDLQYIGVRMTENSLFHPSEEDKKIWNLKEV, encoded by the coding sequence ATGGCCATGGTAAAAAAAGAATTTTCAGACACACATGTCGTGATTTTAGATACAAATATTCTTCGAGCAAAAAATGAGTGCGAACTAACTAGTCCGTATTTTGATACATTTTGGAATAAGTACATTGTGGATTTTCAGTTTGAGTTAAAATTGCCAGAAGTAGTTGTGGGGGAGATTTTATACCAACAATTTAGTCATGGGGTCTCTGCGTTAAAAACAATTTCAGGCCATTTTGCCAAAATAAATGAGCTAACTAAAAAAAATTATTCCTACAGATTGACGAAAGAGAGAATAAAAAGCTCTTTAAAAAATAATTTTAAGATATGGTTAGAGAAAAAGGGCGGAGAAATACTTCCAACGCCTCTTGACAATATTGATTGGAAAGACATAGTTAATCGGGCAATTTGGAGGTTGCCTCCATTCGACAATGATCCCAAAAAAGCAGAAAAAGGTTTTCGTGACTCAATGATACTTGAAACAATACGGAGCTACTTAGAGACCGCCATAAAGAATTACCCTATTGTTTTCATATGTAAAGATAAGTTATTAAGAGATACAGCAGAACGAGAGTTCAGAGACATCACGAAGATAACAGTTTATGAGGATTACGAAGATTTTGAATCATATCTAAAACTAATCAGAAAACATTTAGAGGATAAATTTATTAAATCAATTATGAAGAAAGCAACACATAAGTTTTTTACTCAAAAAAGAGAGGATTGCTTATATCATAAAGAAAATATCCGAAGGAAAATAGTAGAAAAGTACGATGAATATTTCACGAAGGTTAGACTTTCAGAAAAGCCCTCTGAGAGTCCATTAACTCTAGCCTTGCTTTCATCTTCTCCTGAAAAGTGGAACAAGGTAAGTCAAGGAACTTTTTGGATCTCAAATGCTCAATTTATAGACTCAGACACAAATAAATCTTATAGATGGTCAAGTAATATAGCTTACGTTGAGCAATATATTAAGCAAAGTCTTACTGAACTTGGTTTTGCTCAATATAAGATATTAGTCTTAAGATTTGAAGTGGAATGGAGAGCAAGAGTGTCTAATACGGCAAGATTTAGTGATTTGCAATACATAGGTGTGAGAATGACAGAAAATTCACTTTTCCATCCTTCGGAAGAAGATAAAAAAATTTGGAATTTAAAAGAAGTATGA
- a CDS encoding CCA tRNA nucleotidyltransferase: MLKIENRIIQSIFRIFSQAGKSVYLVGGSVRDLLMEKPLNDYDFATSATPSEIIKILRNSRIKTYPVGINFGTVGAFIDKVELHITTFRKKEIYRGISRKPDVDFGSNIMEDLERRDFTINTIAIGSDSKIIDPFKGREDLEQKLIRTPKNPDTAFADDSLRILRALRFQSQLGFEIEEKTRSSLKKNAYRLLNLSSERIRDEMTKLLLGNHLELALENLMKNEVINYFIPELVPLKNLHEDSQLHHKDVWMHTVKVVKNCPLDEKIRWTALLHDIAKPYVRTIGEKNVHFYRHEDLGAKMAWGILTRLRFSNQDRKHICFLIRKHMRANLYTSLWTDTAVRRFATKMGDKLSDILSISKADITSYKKERVARKLQELSELEGRCEKLISAKESKFPITGDELMDKFNLSPSPLIGKMKNKILEAITSETLPENSENKEIYFEYIKKAFASEISGKK, from the coding sequence ATGCTAAAAATAGAAAATAGAATAATACAGAGTATTTTTAGAATCTTCAGCCAGGCAGGGAAATCCGTATATCTTGTTGGGGGCTCAGTGCGCGATCTGTTAATGGAAAAACCTCTCAATGATTACGATTTTGCTACCTCTGCAACACCTTCCGAAATTATCAAAATTCTACGAAATAGCAGGATAAAAACATATCCTGTCGGCATAAATTTTGGAACAGTCGGCGCATTCATAGACAAAGTTGAATTGCATATTACAACATTCAGGAAAAAAGAGATATACAGAGGTATTAGCAGAAAACCGGATGTGGATTTTGGAAGCAATATAATGGAGGACTTAGAGCGCAGGGATTTTACAATAAATACGATAGCGATAGGCTCTGACTCAAAAATAATTGATCCTTTTAAAGGAAGGGAAGATTTAGAGCAAAAATTAATCAGAACACCTAAGAATCCAGACACTGCATTTGCAGATGATTCTCTGAGAATTCTAAGAGCATTAAGGTTCCAATCTCAATTAGGATTTGAGATTGAAGAGAAGACTCGCTCATCCTTAAAAAAGAACGCTTACAGACTGCTGAACCTCTCGAGTGAAAGAATAAGAGATGAAATGACTAAGCTATTACTTGGCAATCATTTGGAACTAGCGCTGGAAAATTTGATGAAAAACGAAGTGATTAACTACTTCATACCAGAACTTGTTCCTCTGAAGAACCTGCATGAAGATAGCCAGCTTCATCATAAGGACGTATGGATGCATACAGTAAAAGTTGTTAAAAATTGCCCTTTAGATGAGAAAATCAGATGGACTGCACTGCTTCACGACATAGCGAAACCATACGTAAGAACAATAGGCGAGAAAAATGTGCATTTTTATAGACATGAAGATTTAGGCGCTAAGATGGCATGGGGAATCCTTACAAGACTCAGATTCTCCAATCAGGATCGCAAGCACATATGCTTTTTAATCAGGAAGCATATGCGAGCAAATCTTTATACTTCTCTATGGACAGACACTGCAGTGAGACGGTTTGCAACCAAGATGGGGGATAAGCTCTCAGATATTCTCAGTATTTCTAAGGCAGATATAACATCATACAAGAAGGAGAGAGTTGCCAGGAAGCTGCAAGAATTATCTGAACTTGAGGGGAGATGTGAGAAGCTGATTTCAGCAAAAGAATCCAAATTTCCAATCACCGGAGATGAGTTAATGGATAAATTTAATCTTTCCCCATCACCTCTAATAGGAAAAATGAAAAATAAGATACTGGAAGCTATTACAAGCGAGACCCTACCAGAGAATAGTGAGAATAAAGAGATATACTTTGAATACATTAAGAAGGCATTCGCATCTGAAATTTCTGGCAAGAAATAA
- a CDS encoding AsmA-like C-terminal domain-containing protein, giving the protein MPKFKKALYIVFSIFISLFICYRLIGVIGSLYIKRAVNKISQNRVHVERVQIGFDLHSANVSIKNSTPAIPIDFTGKVILENNMTSFEIEKGIYDDIKIVTPHLPLYIKDRILHIHRVKLRLAEGEAELSGKLNFFPPYGIEFDSIYKIKNANIQKLAAKFGIKNLAFSGTLDCEGNIRSRGKSIDEIKKNLNGNLDIILNNGYLTKQHIFVRMFTLINMYDVIKLRLPKMDEEGIKYSTATAKAVINSGVINVESLYIDGERMRISGKGDIDMVKESTDMIFGIELMQIVDEVLNKIPILGYIITGEDGNLLAFYVRLKRSKGGHLKATVVPHELLEDMTLGLFQRLLNLPLKMMTPIMEYIKTK; this is encoded by the coding sequence ATGCCCAAATTTAAGAAAGCTCTTTATATTGTATTTTCTATCTTCATTAGCCTATTTATATGTTACAGACTGATTGGAGTAATCGGAAGCTTGTATATTAAGAGAGCTGTTAATAAAATTTCGCAGAATAGAGTTCATGTTGAGAGAGTACAGATAGGATTTGATCTTCACTCTGCAAATGTCTCAATCAAAAATTCAACCCCTGCCATTCCTATTGATTTTACAGGTAAAGTTATCTTGGAGAATAACATGACAAGCTTTGAAATAGAAAAGGGCATATATGATGACATAAAAATCGTTACGCCACATCTGCCACTCTATATAAAAGACAGGATACTGCATATCCATAGGGTAAAATTAAGACTAGCAGAGGGGGAAGCTGAGCTTTCAGGCAAACTTAATTTTTTTCCCCCATATGGCATTGAATTTGATTCAATATATAAAATAAAAAATGCTAATATCCAAAAACTGGCTGCAAAGTTCGGCATTAAAAATCTTGCATTTAGCGGAACTCTGGACTGCGAAGGTAATATAAGAAGCCGCGGCAAGTCTATTGATGAAATAAAAAAGAACCTGAACGGAAATTTAGATATAATATTAAATAATGGATATTTAACTAAACAACATATATTCGTTAGAATGTTCACTCTTATTAATATGTATGATGTAATAAAATTAAGACTGCCTAAAATGGATGAGGAGGGAATAAAATATAGTACAGCCACGGCTAAAGCAGTAATAAATTCTGGAGTAATTAATGTAGAAAGTCTATATATTGACGGCGAGAGAATGAGAATTTCAGGCAAAGGCGATATTGATATGGTTAAAGAGTCAACAGATATGATTTTTGGAATTGAGCTGATGCAGATTGTTGATGAGGTGTTGAATAAAATACCAATTTTGGGTTATATTATAACAGGAGAGGATGGGAACTTACTTGCTTTCTATGTCAGATTAAAAAGAAGTAAAGGCGGACATTTAAAGGCAACAGTGGTTCCGCATGAATTACTGGAAGACATGACATTAGGATTATTTCAGCGGTTGTTAAATTTGCCGTTAAAGATGATGACTCCTATTATGGAATATATAAAGACAAAGTAA
- a CDS encoding polysaccharide deacetylase family protein yields MSRIPILFYHKINYPNSKATEQCLYVRPEDFEKQMNLLKKWNYMTVSLDEVIASTKRNKEFPQKPVVITFDDGYLDNYTYAFPIMKNLGFTGTVFLTTDVIGKTMAFDESKEKVPEKFMSWENAKKMMAFGFSFGSHSCTHKRMTGLTDEDAWDEITKSKQIIEENLSQPVKYFCYPYGDYNENTKNFLAQAGYKGACATKRGMNHTTETIFELRRIPVKENTNMLKFVFSIMLKYINK; encoded by the coding sequence ATGAGTAGAATACCAATCCTTTTCTATCATAAAATTAATTATCCCAATTCTAAAGCCACAGAACAATGCCTGTACGTAAGGCCGGAGGATTTTGAAAAACAGATGAATCTTCTTAAAAAATGGAACTACATGACCGTTTCCCTTGATGAGGTCATTGCGAGCACTAAAAGAAATAAAGAGTTTCCTCAAAAACCTGTTGTAATAACCTTTGATGATGGCTATCTTGACAATTATACATACGCATTTCCCATTATGAAAAATCTGGGATTTACAGGTACGGTTTTCTTAACAACAGATGTAATTGGCAAAACTATGGCTTTTGATGAAAGCAAAGAAAAGGTTCCCGAGAAATTTATGTCATGGGAAAATGCAAAGAAGATGATGGCATTTGGATTTAGTTTCGGGTCTCATTCATGTACACACAAACGTATGACTGGATTAACAGATGAGGATGCATGGGACGAAATAACAAAATCAAAACAAATTATTGAAGAAAATCTGTCCCAGCCGGTAAAATACTTTTGCTATCCATACGGTGATTACAATGAAAATACAAAAAATTTTCTTGCTCAAGCCGGGTACAAAGGAGCATGTGCAACAAAAAGAGGTATGAATCATACAACTGAGACCATATTTGAGCTGCGAAGAATACCTGTAAAGGAAAATACAAATATGCTGAAATTTGTTTTTTCTATTATGCTTAAGTACATAAATAAATAA